In Desmospora activa DSM 45169, one genomic interval encodes:
- a CDS encoding DUF1963 domain-containing protein: MFCYTPKVTLGDYVPKQTSLEDKFGGLPWGLPPERWPLCGECGEPLTFLAQFSSHPQRFSLGKEGRVLFLFSCQDDCSTFDREAGANAVVIVDRDDLVAGLTAAPPSFDESLMLAEARVVEWVQYEEPLPDEEKWKCYDRKAWAENEQALNRQIVHRTKLGGFPSWIHRVHSHPQGYFFAGQYLTGPDDFVQSEEIVNATDENNILRYLLRGIENGIGYLFINPDAVEPKGELIVDYY; encoded by the coding sequence ATGTTTTGCTATACCCCCAAAGTGACACTGGGTGATTACGTACCGAAACAGACGTCCTTAGAGGACAAGTTTGGCGGACTCCCATGGGGATTGCCACCGGAACGTTGGCCGCTCTGTGGGGAATGTGGGGAACCGCTGACGTTTTTGGCCCAGTTTTCTTCCCATCCACAGCGGTTTTCATTGGGAAAAGAGGGACGAGTTTTATTTTTGTTTTCTTGTCAAGACGATTGTAGTACCTTTGATCGTGAAGCGGGAGCAAATGCAGTCGTGATTGTGGATCGAGACGATTTGGTAGCCGGCTTAACGGCGGCACCGCCTTCATTTGACGAATCTTTGATGCTGGCGGAAGCACGGGTGGTCGAGTGGGTTCAATATGAAGAACCCTTGCCGGATGAGGAGAAATGGAAGTGCTACGATAGGAAGGCATGGGCGGAAAATGAACAAGCCTTAAACAGACAGATCGTTCATCGAACCAAGTTGGGCGGGTTTCCTTCCTGGATTCACCGTGTTCATTCCCACCCACAGGGTTACTTTTTCGCCGGTCAATATCTAACGGGGCCTGATGACTTTGTACAAAGTGAAGAAATTGTCAATGCAACGGATGAAAACAATATATTACGCTATCTCTTGCGTGGGATTGAAAATGGGATCGGATATTTGTTTATCAATCCCGATGCGGTAGAGCCAAAAGGGGAATTAATTGTCGATTATTACTAG
- a CDS encoding DUF2625 family protein, whose product MKPLSELIVDSSDTKQLLQQWKEESERTVQFLPENTDANKPVLHYLQVTTHSILGHIAYHTGGIIIDHGWLRILGSGHDRMQRDVQTWNVIDPEQKQNRWPGLLLVADDVLGGFFALNGGGVSGTVGKIVYLAPDTLEWEALDLTYPQFIDWAMTGDIKKFYQPFYWTGWEQDVQSLHGDQGYSFYPFLWTREGKNIESVSRKAVPIAELWKLQLHWRKEFNIK is encoded by the coding sequence ACAGTTGTTACAGCAGTGGAAAGAGGAGAGTGAGCGTACGGTTCAGTTTTTGCCTGAAAATACGGATGCCAATAAACCGGTACTCCACTATCTCCAGGTGACGACCCATTCCATTTTGGGCCATATTGCCTATCATACCGGTGGAATCATCATTGATCACGGGTGGTTACGCATACTGGGGTCCGGGCATGATCGTATGCAGCGGGATGTGCAAACATGGAATGTGATTGATCCGGAGCAAAAGCAGAATCGCTGGCCGGGACTGTTGCTTGTGGCCGATGATGTTTTGGGTGGCTTTTTTGCCTTAAATGGCGGTGGCGTTTCAGGAACAGTGGGGAAAATCGTTTATTTGGCGCCGGATACACTTGAGTGGGAAGCGTTGGATCTGACTTATCCGCAGTTTATCGATTGGGCGATGACTGGAGATATCAAAAAGTTTTATCAGCCTTTTTACTGGACGGGCTGGGAACAAGATGTGCAATCGCTGCACGGGGATCAAGGCTATTCTTTTTACCCGTTTTTATGGACGCGTGAAGGGAAAAATATTGAATCGGTGTCCAGAAAAGCGGTCCCAATCGCAGAATTGTGGAAGCTTCAGCTTCATTGGCGAAAAGAGTTTAATATCAAGTGA